One genomic region from Bos indicus isolate NIAB-ARS_2022 breed Sahiwal x Tharparkar chromosome 17, NIAB-ARS_B.indTharparkar_mat_pri_1.0, whole genome shotgun sequence encodes:
- the CCDC117 gene encoding coiled-coil domain-containing protein 117 isoform X1 translates to MAALGRPFSGLPLSGGSDFLQPPPAFAGRAFPPGTEGAELAPRPGLRATPSSSGGSAARGRISTHCRKKHKREEEEEDDCPVRKKRLTEAGLCAGPNDWILCAHQDIEGHGVNPCTSGLSAPGMLDVICEEMDQTTGEPQCEVARRRLQEIEDRIIDEDEEVEADRNINRLPSLVLSDTMKTGLKREFDEIFTKKMIESMSRPSMELVLWKPLPELLSDKPKPSSNAKNYTGESQTKHAAAGTAFPQRTELFLEPRPTGLPVYNSLETAACTEEEMEL, encoded by the exons ATGGCGGCGCTCGGCCGGCCGTTTAGCGGCCTTCCCCTGAGCGGTGGCTCGGACTTCCTGCAGCCGCCGCCGGCCTTCGCCGGTCGGGCCTTCCCGCCGGGGACGGAGGGCGCCGAGCTGGCCCCGCGGCCGGGACTTCGCGCCACCCCGAGCAGCTCCGGCGGGAGCGCGGCGCGCGGACG tATTTCAACTCACTGTAGAAAGAAACACAAgcgagaggaggaggaggaggatga ttgtccagtaagaaagaaaaggctaACTGAAGCAGGGCTCTGTGCTGGTCCTAATGACTGGATTCTTTGTGCACATCAGGATATAGAGGGTCATGGAGTAAATCCATGCACTAGTGGCCTTTCTGCACCTGGCATGTTAGATGTTATTTGTGAAGAGATGGATCAGACAACGGGGGAACCACAGTGTGAAGTTGCCCGAAGGAGGCTTCAGGAAATTGAGGACAG AATAATTGATGAAGATGAAGAAGTTGAAGCTGACAGAAATATTAACCGTCTCCCCAGCCTTGTCCTTTCTGATACCATGAAAACAGGTTTGAAGAGGGAATTTGATGAAATCTTTACAAAAAAGATGATTGAGTCCAT GAGCCGTCCTTCCATGGAGCTTGTGCTCTGGAAACCTCTCCCTGAACTCCTTTCTGATAAGCCAAAGCCGTCATCTAATGCTAAGAACTACACAGGAGAGAGCCAAACTAAGCACGCAGCTGCTGGCACTGCCTTTCCTCAAAGAACTGAACTGTTCTTGGAACCTCGGCCAACAGGGTTGCCTGTTTACAATAGTTTGGAGACAGCTGCTTGCACAGAAGAGGAGATGGAACTCTAG
- the CCDC117 gene encoding coiled-coil domain-containing protein 117 isoform X2, with protein sequence MSHFLCCPVRKKRLTEAGLCAGPNDWILCAHQDIEGHGVNPCTSGLSAPGMLDVICEEMDQTTGEPQCEVARRRLQEIEDRIIDEDEEVEADRNINRLPSLVLSDTMKTGLKREFDEIFTKKMIESMSRPSMELVLWKPLPELLSDKPKPSSNAKNYTGESQTKHAAAGTAFPQRTELFLEPRPTGLPVYNSLETAACTEEEMEL encoded by the exons ATGTCCCATTTTCTCTG ttgtccagtaagaaagaaaaggctaACTGAAGCAGGGCTCTGTGCTGGTCCTAATGACTGGATTCTTTGTGCACATCAGGATATAGAGGGTCATGGAGTAAATCCATGCACTAGTGGCCTTTCTGCACCTGGCATGTTAGATGTTATTTGTGAAGAGATGGATCAGACAACGGGGGAACCACAGTGTGAAGTTGCCCGAAGGAGGCTTCAGGAAATTGAGGACAG AATAATTGATGAAGATGAAGAAGTTGAAGCTGACAGAAATATTAACCGTCTCCCCAGCCTTGTCCTTTCTGATACCATGAAAACAGGTTTGAAGAGGGAATTTGATGAAATCTTTACAAAAAAGATGATTGAGTCCAT GAGCCGTCCTTCCATGGAGCTTGTGCTCTGGAAACCTCTCCCTGAACTCCTTTCTGATAAGCCAAAGCCGTCATCTAATGCTAAGAACTACACAGGAGAGAGCCAAACTAAGCACGCAGCTGCTGGCACTGCCTTTCCTCAAAGAACTGAACTGTTCTTGGAACCTCGGCCAACAGGGTTGCCTGTTTACAATAGTTTGGAGACAGCTGCTTGCACAGAAGAGGAGATGGAACTCTAG
- the XBP1 gene encoding LOW QUALITY PROTEIN: X-box-binding protein 1 (The sequence of the model RefSeq protein was modified relative to this genomic sequence to represent the inferred CDS: deleted 2 bases in 1 codon) — protein MVVVAPAQSPAAGAPKVLLLSGQPAATGGAPAGRALPVMVPGQQGASPEGASGVPSQARKRQRLTHLSPEEKALRRKLKNRVAAQTARDRKKARMSELEQQVVDLEEENQKLLLENQLLREKTHGLVVENQELRQRLGMDALVTEEEAETKGNGAGLVAGSAESAALRLRASAAGAGPVVTPPEHLPMDSDGIDSSDSESDILLGILFNLDPVMFLRCPSPESASLEQLPEVDPEGPSSLPASPSPSLGTSSAKLEAINELIRFDHVYTKPLVLEMPSETESEANVVVKIEEAPFSPSEKDHPEFTVSVKEELVEDDFIPELGISDLLSTSNCLKPSSCLLDAYSDCSYEGSPSPLSDMSSLLDADHSWEDPFASELFPQLISV, from the exons ATGGTGGTGGTTGCACCCGCGCAGAGCCCGGCCGCCGGGGCCCCTAAAGTACTGCTTCTGTCCGGCCAGCCCGCTGCTACCGGCGGAGCCCCGGCAGGCCGGGCTCTGCCGGTCATGGTGCCGGGCCAGCAAGGGGCCAGCCCGGAGGGGGCGAGCGGGGTTCCGTCCCAGGCGCGCAAGCGACAGCGCCTCACGCACCTGAGCCCCGAAGAGAAGGCGCTGCGGAG gaAACTGAAAAACAGAGTAGCAGCTCAGACTGCCAGAGACCGGAAGAAAGCTCGAATGAGTGAGCTGGAGCAACAAGTGGTAGATTTGGAAGAAGAG AACCAAAAACTTTTGTTAGAAAATCAGCTTTTACGAGAGAAAACTCATGGCCTTGTAGTTGAGAATCAGGAGTTGAGACAGCGGTTGGGAATGGATGCCCTAGTGactgaagaggaagcagagaccaaG GGGAATGGAGCGGGGCTGGTGGCCGGGTCTGCTGAGTCCGCAGCACTCAGACTACGTGCA TCTGCAGCAGGTGCAGGCCCAGTTGTCACCCCTCCAGAACATCTCCCCATGGACTCTGATGGCATTGACTCTTCAGACTCTGAG tctgACATCCTGTTGGGCATTCTGTTCAACTTGGACCCAGTCATGTTCCTCAGATGTCCTTCCCCAGAGTCTGCCAGCCTGGAGCAGCTCCCAGAAGTGGACCCAGAAGGACCCAGTTCCTTACCGGCCtccccttctccatccctggggacGTCATCAGCCAAGCTGGAAGCCATTAATGAACTGATTCGTTTTGATCACGTATATACAAAGCCCCTAGTCTTAGAGATGCCCTCTGAGACAGAGAGCGAAGCTAATGTGGTAGTGAAAATTGAGGAAGCACCTTTCAGCCCCTCAGAGAAAGATCACCCTGAATTCACAGTCTCAGTGAAGGAAGAACTTGTAGAAGATGACTTCATTCCAGAGCTGGGTATCTCAGATCTGCTTTCAACCAGCAACTGCCTGAAGCCATCTTCCTGCCTGCTGGATGCTTACAGTGACTGTAGCTATGAGGGTTCCCCTTCTCCCTTGAGTGACATGTCCTCCCTGCTTGATGCAGACCATTCTTGGGAGGACCCTTTTGCCAGTGAACTCTTTCCCCAGCTGATTAGTGTCTAA